The following nucleotide sequence is from Candidatus Thermoplasmatota archaeon.
TGGGGCTGGGATGAGCTGGGCGAGTCCGAGCTGTGGATACTCGACGTCAGCGACCCCGCCAGTCTCTCGTTGCTCGGGAAACTGCTGATAGACGACGCCGGGACGCTGATGGCGACGAGGTTCGACGGGGAACGGGCCTACACGATCCACCTTCCGGAGAGGATAGACCCGCTCGACGTGCTGGACCTCTCGGACCCGACGGATCCCAAGCTCACGGACGTGTTGGAGATCCCCGGATGGATAACGCACATGGAGGTCCGCGGGGACCGGATACTTGCACTCGGCGTGGACGACACCGCGGAGGAGTTGCAGGTGGCGCTTTCGCTGTTCGATGTCAGCGACGCGTACAATGCGGTGCTGATGGACCGCGTCGTGATTGGCGAGGGCTGGAGCTGGTCCTCCGCCAACTGGGACCCGAAGCAGCTGTCGGTGATGGACGATCAGGAACTCGTGGTCGTTCCCTTCACCTCGAGCTTCGTGGACAGGAACGAGTGGTGGAGGACCGCGCACGCGATACAGCTCGTGGACTTCGACCTCTCCTCAGGTGACCTGACGGTGAGGGGGATCGTGAACACTCCCTCGTCCATAACGAGGACACGCCATCACGCGGACAGGATACTCGCGTCGTCCGACAGGACGCTTCAGGTGATCGACTTCACCGACCGCGATGACCCGTCGGTAACGGCGGTAGTGGAGCTGGCCGTTCACATAGTGGACTACTTCAAGATGGGCGACCACTTCGTGAGGTTGGTCCAGCACGACTACGGTAGCACGATGAGGCTGGAGACGAGAGGCCCCTCCGGGATCGTGTCGATGGACACTGGTCTGCTGTGGGGCCACGCCCTCCCTGACGAGCCGTACGTCTACATGGTCGGCCACGGTTCGGAGGATAGGAAGTCGTACCTTCGCATCTTCGACTACTCCGACCCGCTGAACCCCGTTCGGATGGGCGACGTGGAGCTTCCAAACGAGGGCTACGGAATAGGCATCGCCCCCATGATGGAGGTGGGCTACTACGGTTACTCGAGCCTCGTCCCAGCTCTGGATGACGGGTACGTGGTCTTCTACAGCCCCGAATACGACTGGGAGTACGAGACGCCCCGGTACACGCTTCTCGTGATCAGCGTGCTCGATCCATATGACCCGACGGTCATGTCGAGATACAGCTTCAGGGCCAGCATGGTGATGAACGCGCTCATCGAGGGCGACATCTTCTACTTCACGGACTACGAGTACACCTGGGAGCGCATGGGCGAGGAATACGTGTGGGAGACACGCGACTGGCTTGGGCGGGTCTCTCTCAAGAATCTGGACGCCCCCGTGCAGCTACCGTCAGTCGACATCCCGGGATTGATGATCAACGTCGAGGGCGACCGCGTCTACACTCTCGCGGGAGGATGGGAGGAGTTCCAGACGGTCAACGTCCTCGAGCTGCAGGATGACGCCGCGACCGTGCTTCTTTCGGTCCAGGTGGACGGGCACGTCAGCGGCATCTTCGTGGAGGACGGTATCGTCTACCTCAGCAACACGACCGCGTACTGGTACTGGATCGGCGAAGAGCGTCCGAGGACGTACTTCGCGGTGCTGGACGTGACGGACACCGAGAACCCGACGGTCCTCGGCTTGTTCCAGGTCGGCGGGTACGCGCACCTGTGGAAGCTCGAGGGCGGTTATGCCTTCCTGAACTCCTTCTCGGGCTGCCACTTCATGTTCGACGTGCGCGGCGATCCGAGCTTCGTCGGCGTCTACCACTCGAGCGGGTGGGTCACCCAGCTTCGCGTCTACGACGACAAGGCGTACTTCGTCGAGGGACTGTACGGCGTCGAGATCGTGGATCTCTCGTAAGTGAACCGATCGGCGCGTCCAATGGTCTGTTCCGGCGAAAGGATTAAGGTCAGCCTTCCTGATGCGAAGTCATGGAGGAGCCCAGGCCAATGGTCTACAAGCACAGGGGGACGAAGTTGGGGACCGTCTTCCTCATCGTCTTCCTCGTGGCGCTCATCCTTCTCGTCGTCTCACTCGCAATGCGCAGTCTTCTCACAATAGCAGCGATATTCATGTCCCCGCCGATAATGGTCATCGCCCTCGTGGCCGCCGCGTACCAGTTGCGGTGGAAGAGAATCGTTCTCACCGAGGAGGGCTTCTACCTCTGGATCGGAGGAAAGAAGCGCTTCAAGGCGAAGTGGGCGGCCGTGAGGAATGTCGCCAACGCCGACCCGCGTGCCGAGGAGATCTCTCAGTTCGCGTTGGACGTGCTGGACACAGCGACAGCAGAGGATTAC
It contains:
- a CDS encoding beta-propeller domain-containing protein, translated to WGWDELGESELWILDVSDPASLSLLGKLLIDDAGTLMATRFDGERAYTIHLPERIDPLDVLDLSDPTDPKLTDVLEIPGWITHMEVRGDRILALGVDDTAEELQVALSLFDVSDAYNAVLMDRVVIGEGWSWSSANWDPKQLSVMDDQELVVVPFTSSFVDRNEWWRTAHAIQLVDFDLSSGDLTVRGIVNTPSSITRTRHHADRILASSDRTLQVIDFTDRDDPSVTAVVELAVHIVDYFKMGDHFVRLVQHDYGSTMRLETRGPSGIVSMDTGLLWGHALPDEPYVYMVGHGSEDRKSYLRIFDYSDPLNPVRMGDVELPNEGYGIGIAPMMEVGYYGYSSLVPALDDGYVVFYSPEYDWEYETPRYTLLVISVLDPYDPTVMSRYSFRASMVMNALIEGDIFYFTDYEYTWERMGEEYVWETRDWLGRVSLKNLDAPVQLPSVDIPGLMINVEGDRVYTLAGGWEEFQTVNVLELQDDAATVLLSVQVDGHVSGIFVEDGIVYLSNTTAYWYWIGEERPRTYFAVLDVTDTENPTVLGLFQVGGYAHLWKLEGGYAFLNSFSGCHFMFDVRGDPSFVGVYHSSGWVTQLRVYDDKAYFVEGLYGVEIVDLS